One window of Quercus robur chromosome 5, dhQueRobu3.1, whole genome shotgun sequence genomic DNA carries:
- the LOC126728137 gene encoding uncharacterized protein LOC126728137 translates to MLTLESYNGAKDLLDNLESFKTLIYLQGVPDEIMCRVFPTTLKGSAQVWFIKIKPNFISTFKEMSNSFVTHFIKGQRHKRSMHALMKIRQREDESLRSYVTRFNKEALLIDEANKMVLVIAFSSGLKEGEFCFLVLKNKPKTMVNILFKATKYMNVEDALIARKDRKGKRKRDNMKDARSDARKTTSCYEGRKDDRRMKPPSGRIINFTPLNIPLDQVQMQIGDDPLLGCPEKPKGDLNKRSRDKNYCFHRDYGHNTSNC, encoded by the coding sequence ATGTTGACTTTAGAATCTTACAATGGGGCAAAAGACTTGCTTGACAATCTTGAATCTTTCAAGACTCTCATTTACCTTCAAGGTGTCCCTGATGAGATAATGTGTAGGGTtttccctactacccttaaaGGGTCAGCACAAGTTTGGTTCATTAAGATCAAGCCAAACTTTATATCGACCTTCAAAGAGATGAGCAATAGCTTCGTCACCCACTTTATCAAGGGACAAAGGCATAAACGCTCGATGCACGCATTGATGAAGATTAGGCAGAGAGAAGACGAGAGCTTGAGATCATATGTCACTCGATTTAACAAAGAAGCCTTGCTGATAGATGAAGCGAATAAGATGGTCCTTGTAATTGCTTTCTCTAGTGGGCTCAAGGAAGGAGAGTTCTGCTTCTTGGTGCTGAAGAATAAGCCAAAGACTATGGTTAATATACTTTTTAAAGCAACAAAGTACATGAATGTAGAAGATGCGCTTATCGCTCGAAAGGACAGGAAGGgtaagaggaagagagacaacATGAAGGATGCTCGATCTGATGCTAGGAAGACGACCTCCTGCTACGAAGGGAGGAAGGATGATAGGAGGATGAAGCCTCCTTCTGGACGAATCATTAACTTCACTCCCTTGAACATTCCCCTGGATCAAGTGCAGATGCAAATTGGAGATGATCCCCTGCTTGGATGTCCAGAAAAGCCAAAGGGAGACCTAAACAAGCGGTCTAGGGATAAGAACTATTGCTTCCACCGTGATTATGGTCACAATACCTCCAACTGCTAA